From Aspergillus luchuensis IFO 4308 DNA, chromosome 2, nearly complete sequence:
CGATTATAATAGCTCGTCTTACAACGGGTCAATTTGTTCTCCAAAGTTTACCAGCCAGCGGATGAGCTTATCCGTGAACAGCACCAATTCAGAAATCATGGCTTTTGCGCCCATATCTGATGTGGAACCCCTTGACGTGAAAACAAGCACTGAGGCACTCTGGATCTATTTACAAAATCCATTGGATCCGGGGACTATGGAGCGTTTTGGAGAGGGATTAACTCGGGGATTTTACTACGACTTAACTACTAGGCCCGTGGCCAACATGTCTAACATTACGTCGGCCGTGGGCGTCACTagagaaggcggaggagtcGACTATTTTATGCAGGTTATAGTGAGAGGCCAGCCTCAAGGAACTGCATTTGACTTCAGCCTTGTTGAAGCAAAAGCAGTAGACCTAGCTGGCAAGATATGGGCCGAGGTTATCAGTATTTTGGCACGAACACGTACCTTGAAAAGAATATCGGGGAGTGTAAACGTGATTGACCAGAAAATACTAGTGAGGACTCCTGTGCTGAGGACACTACAAGCTTTATTGGCCTTAGTGGGAGTCTTAGCTTTTGTCTTTACTCTTGGGCTTCGTCCAAGAACTGTTCTCAAGCGAGATCCAGGTCCGTTGGCCGCTGCAGGTCTCATACTTTCAGTTTCCAAAACAAGTACTGAGCAAGAAATGACGAACCAAGTTAGATTATCGGCGGAGTCGATGGCTGCGGGCTTGCGCAATGCACAGTTCACCCTACAGCAACGCAACATCGATGAGGACTATGGCGTGATAATGCAGCACGTACATCCTTCAGATCAAGTGGAAATGACTGCCTTAGATTCACGGTCTCTCACCAGAGCAGCCTATCAGCCTGCACCGAAAAATCAGGACTTCAGCCCTGCAACTGAACTGGGCAATGTCTCGAAAGGCTGGAGGCCAGCCTCATTACGGTTTACATTTAAGATTTCTCTTCTGATAGCGGCCGTTGCAGTAATGGTTGGCCTTGGTGTCATGTTGTGGGTCTCAAACAGAACCAATGGGGTCTGTATAGATACCCGAGTGTCCTCAGCAGCCCTTACACTCTCAGCTTCGACCATTCTAGTGCTCTTTGGATATTGTTTTGCAGGAGTCGATAGCGCCGCCCAGACGTTAGCCCCATTTAATGTGCTTCGAAAAAGGCCCAACACACGAAGCATCTTTATAGATGACCTTTCGTTTCTCGGGCGGCTCTCTGGGCTGGGATCTGGACGAATCCACATCACACTTCTAGCCTCGGCTGCAAACATCTTGACAATCCCTGCAATGAAATTAGTTGCTGCGGGCCTTTTCTCTCCACTGAACACTGTCGCTGTTGAGTCTGTGAGTATTCAGCTAGACATCAGCATGACTACAGCCCTAGACAAGGTGTCTAATTTCTGGGGTTCTGATTCAATAATCAAAGCAGCCTCCGAATCCGCAGAATGGGAAAGCACGCCTAACTACGGCCTCCATCCCAGTTCGGGTATCATCGACAATCTTGTTCTGGATAACATGACAGCAGTAGCGGGCGAAAGGAATAATATGTCTGACGGCATGGTCGAGGCCCGTGTTTCGGCTTTCGCAGTTGATATTGAGTGTGAACAGACTGGGCCCGCGGACTTCAACATATCGATATCAGCTACTGACAATGGTTTCCTTTGGTTTACTTGGAGTTGTTCAACGGAGCACTGCTCCAAGTCATTCGATAGTAATTCTTTTACTAACATCAACGTGGGGGTCGCTGCTGGATCCGAGATCACTTCTTATATCGGAATTGTCAGCCAGGATTCTCGAGAATACGAAACTGACCCTGAGTATGTGATTCTCTTAGCAGATTATTCGTCATTCCAAAACGTGACGCCAATTtctaccaccaccccggtCACATCGGCTACCGCGGATTCTTTGAATGTCACATTGCCCACTCTGAGAGCAGTCAGTTGCACGAGAAATGTCAGCGTAGTCAATGTCACTGCTTCGTTCGCCAGACCAACTCAAGCCTCCATCGGCGGGGGAGTGCAATTACTCCCTTGGAGACCCGTCTCCGTGAAGCCTGAGTCTGTGATATACGAACGGCCCTACCCAACCGAAGATCTGTACTACTTCCAACCGCCAAAGGTAACATATAGGCGATACGCATCGGGCAAATACCGGGATGGTACATTGTCAGGGAACTCACTGTGGCCCACGCATGCAAGCAGCCGGAACTTCTTTGAACTGCTCGCGACGGATGCGCAGTACCGAGTCGGTAATCTGTCCCGGCTGCTCGACGTAGAGGGACTTGCAGACTCGGCTTCGTATATGTACCGGGCATATGTAACCCAAGTGATTACACAACTCCGGGCCTATGCCGCCAACCCCGCGACTGCTCCGCCGGCAAACCAGACCCTCCCCGCAACGTTCATCTATCAGCAACCCCGTGTGCGGCAGAATGCCGCGAACACCTACGCCCTCGAGGCCCTTCTCGCCGTCCAGGCCTGCCTGGCGCTCTTGGTCTTCTACCACTTTCCAAGCCAGGCAATCCTACCCAACGCTCCCGGGTCCATTGCTGCCCGCTTTTCCCTCCTGGCCAACAGTCGCATCGTCCGCCGCCTTCGGCAGGAACGCGTGACAGACATGCAGGAGGTCAAGAAGTGGCGCGAGCCCGCAGCCCTCGGCTGGTGGCGAGATGATTCGTCTGAAGGCGCGAACTCAACGTGGCGGTGGGGCGTGGACATTGGGCGGGATGTCATATtgcggagctggaagagtcctccaccttcttcttcttcttcttcttcttcttcttcttcttcttcttcttcttctttttcttcttcctcatcatcgtcatcttctcgtCCCATCTCTCCGTCTCATTCACCTCCATCTGCGTGGCAGGACTCGGCGAGCTCGGCGCCAGTCCTGCCCGAGATCAACTTCGGTCGCGCCGCAGAGGGAGAAACGCTGGCAGTGGAGGATTCAGATTCACGGCGAGACTCCGTCAGCAGCATGGATACACTTCTCGAGCGATATTCCGATCACAGAGCCGAGGAGCGAGCACATATCTAGAGATTCTCACCCTCTTAGAAGACCTGTTTCCCAAGTTCCAAAATGCCACGGGGCTGTATAGGCTGCTCATCTCGAACCTTGTTCGCTATGCTGTAGTACCCCGGTCTTCCTGGAAAGCAAAACGAAATCTTCTCCATGCCATTATCAGTTGGTTCCAGAGGGCTCGGTTCGTGTAGATGGCGGCAATGGCCAAGCAGCAGACTAGAAAAACAGCAAAAACAGCAGATTCTTTCGCCGCAGCACTTGTCAACCCCCGCTTCGGATTGGTGACCGCCTGGAAGATACACTAGTATGTCAGATCTTTTGTATCACCTTCTGATTACCTGCAGTGCGGACATGCTATCACTGGGGATTTGATTTGGATATTAGATATACACATGTTATT
This genomic window contains:
- a CDS encoding DUF3433 domain-containing protein (COG:S;~EggNog:ENOG410PUNJ;~InterPro:IPR021840;~PFAM:PF11915;~TransMembrane:7 (i20-39o59-76i123-146o475-493i616-636o648-669i1116-1136o)), which produces MATKTRHREWIPPALRPPTLVSLAVLSFGMIAALEALHHVSATWVLSPQNGTVLNLVRYLPTFGAIAFGFVFKGIVSDLKKATPWANMSKKWAKGEDSILLDYTNELEIVAVFSALRRKHWPVAIGLLGAFICGALVPLTNSLVYVDWSVPRNTTEIFTQISSFNFENHPLAMANGSLNIPWNSTGEAPYARAISQQLGDVPRATWTTGHYAFDQFTFSSTLNATLTAEVNAVSATMSCQPLRYTRVADSWAADTDDLKAAGCTGSLTFSWYMTSQAWLNITQCSDHGDRDVRILVNYNDYNSSSYNGSICSPKFTSQRMSLSVNSTNSEIMAFAPISDVEPLDVKTSTEALWIYLQNPLDPGTMERFGEGLTRGFYYDLTTRPVANMSNITSAVGVTREGGGVDYFMQVIVRGQPQGTAFDFSLVEAKAVDLAGKIWAEVISILARTRTLKRISGSVNVIDQKILVRTPVLRTLQALLALVGVLAFVFTLGLRPRTVLKRDPGPLAAAGLILSVSKTSTEQEMTNQVRLSAESMAAGLRNAQFTLQQRNIDEDYGVIMQHVHPSDQVEMTALDSRSLTRAAYQPAPKNQDFSPATELGNVSKGWRPASLRFTFKISLLIAAVAVMVGLGVMLWVSNRTNGVCIDTRVSSAALTLSASTILVLFGYCFAGVDSAAQTLAPFNVLRKRPNTRSIFIDDLSFLGRLSGLGSGRIHITLLASAANILTIPAMKLVAAGLFSPLNTVAVESVSIQLDISMTTALDKVSNFWGSDSIIKAASESAEWESTPNYGLHPSSGIIDNLVLDNMTAVAGERNNMSDGMVEARVSAFAVDIECEQTGPADFNISISATDNGFLWFTWSCSTEHCSKSFDSNSFTNINVGVAAGSEITSYIGIVSQDSREYETDPEYVILLADYSSFQNVTPISTTTPVTSATADSLNVTLPTLRAVSCTRNVSVVNVTASFARPTQASIGGGVQLLPWRPVSVKPESVIYERPYPTEDLYYFQPPKVTYRRYASGKYRDGTLSGNSLWPTHASSRNFFELLATDAQYRVGNLSRLLDVEGLADSASYMYRAYVTQVITQLRAYAANPATAPPANQTLPATFIYQQPRVRQNAANTYALEALLAVQACLALLVFYHFPSQAILPNAPGSIAARFSLLANSRIVRRLRQERVTDMQEVKKWREPAALGWWRDDSSEGANSTWRWGVDIGRDVILRSWKSPPPSSSSSSSSSSSSSSSSFSSSSSSSSSRPISPSHSPPSAWQDSASSAPVLPEINFGRAAEGETLAVEDSDSRRDSVSSMDTLLERYSDHRAEERAHI